The region GACTCACGAATAGCTTCAAAGGTTGATTTAAAGCGTTCCTTGACCTCGTCATTCATCTCTGTAATGGTCTCAAGGAGCAGGTTTTTCGCTGACAAAATGTCATCTCGCTGGCTATTTAGGAAGTCCAGACGGTTGTGAACTTCATCATACTGGTCAATAGCATCCAAGTTGACAGGACCCAGTGAGCGAATAGCCTTTTCTAAATCCTTAACTTCCTCCTCTGCCAGATTGAGATTTTCCAACTCATGAGACTTTTCTAAAGCTTCTGTATAGCTAATCTGATACTGGTCTGTTAATTGACTTTGTAGATGGCGCAATCGCTCGCTGACCTTTTCTTTCTTGGCTTCAGCACGTGTTTGCTTGCGAATCCACTCTTCATTCTGCTGGCGAGCCTGATCCAAATGACTAGCAATATCATCCAGTTGCCCTTCAATATCATCCAACTCAAACTGCTTGCGAATCAAACCTTGTTGGAGATTTGTTTTCTGGTTTTTGGCTTCTTCAGCCTGTTGACTGAGCAATTCTGTATCAACCTTCTCCAGATTATCAACCTTTTCTTGAAGAAGGCGCTGGATTTCTTCTTGCTCAAGATCAAGATTACTTAGTTCCTTACCTAAGCGTTCAATATCTGCAACTTCATAACGTTTTTGCCCTTGCAGTTCTGTCTTAAGCAGGCGAGCTTGCGCTACCTCTTCCTGTAAGTTTTGATAGCGTTCTTGGATGGCGTTTTTGTTAGACTTAATCTCTTCAATCTCAGCTTCCAGATTTTGCTTGTCACTGGCGATAGTAGCAAGGCGTGCTTGGCATTTTTCCTTATCTGCTTGCCAATCTCCCTCAGTAAGACGATCTAATTCCTCTTCTTGAAGTTTCCAAAGAGTTTCTAGCTCTTTAACTTGCTGACTGGTTTGTTGATAGGCGAGGTACAAACCTTGCTCCTGAATACGAGCTTGCTCTCCTTGAGATTTAATAACTTCTAATCTTTCTGTCAATCTAGCCATCTGGTCTTGCAAGGTCTTCAAACTCGCCTCTTCTGAACGCAAGCTTGCTTCTTCTTCAGCAATTTCTTTTTGCAATTGTTCCAGTTCTGGCTTGATAAAAATGCTGTTATTCTGGCGATTGGCACCACCTGCATAAGAACCACCTGTGCGCAACTCTGTCCCATCCAATGTCACCATACGAACCTGATAACGAACCTGGCGAGCTGCTGCACGCACATGTTCTACGCTATCAAAAATAGCTGTCGTTGCTAGCAAGTTTTTGAAAATGGCTTCTAGTCTCTTATCAAACGACACCAACTCATCTGCCATACCAAGGAAACCTGGACTTGTAGCAATAGCATCTTGGTTCTGACTAGAAATCGTACGCGCCTTAATAGTGGTCAAAGGAAGGAAGGTCGCACGACCAGCTCTAGTTCGTTTGAGAAAATCAATTGCTTTTGTTGCCGCGTTTTCATCTTCTACGATGATATGCTGACTGCTAGCTCCCAGTGCGATTTCCAGAGCAGTTTGATAATGCACATCAAAGGTCAGGTGCTCACTGACTGCACCAATAATCCCACCAAGGCGAGCTTTTTCTTGGAGAACACTCTTAACACCTGCATAAAAGTTACTATGATTTCTCAGAATATTTTCCAAACTCTGAGCTCTGGCCTGCTTGTTTTTGAGATTATCCAGACGGTCAAATAGTTGACTTTGTTGAGCTTGATAGGAAGATTTCTGCTCCTCTTGCTCCTTGGCAATAGCTTGATAGTCAGCCAATAATTTTTGAACTTGCTCCTTGGCAGTTTCAAGATCCGCCTTTTGCTGACTAGCCTTCTCTTTAGCTGTGGCCAACTGTTCTTTCAACTTTTCTAATTGATCTGCTTGTTTTTGAGAAAGCTGACGACTATTTTCCAACTCATTCTCGATGCGGGTGAGTTGGTTTGAGACATCCGCTTCTTCTTGTAAAAGAGCTACAAAGCGTTCACGTAGAAGCTCAATCATCTGATCAGGATCATCTGAAAAAGCCAACAATTCAGCTTCTAAACGATTGAGTTTTTGATTATTTTGGACTAGATTTTCCTCTAAGAGAGCTAA is a window of Streptococcus mitis DNA encoding:
- the smc gene encoding chromosome segregation protein SMC, translating into MYLKEIEIQGFKSFADKTKVVFDQGVTAVVGPNGSGKSNITESLRWALGESSVKSLRGGKMPDVIFAGTESRKPLNYASVVVTLDNHDGFIKDAGQEIRVERHIYRSGDSEYKIDGKKVRLRDIHDLFMDTGLGRDSFSIISQGKVEEIFNSKPEERRAIFEEAAGVLKYKTRRKETESKLQQTQDNLDRLEDIIYELDNQIKPLEKQAENARKFLDLEGQRKAIYLDVLVAQIKENKTELESTEEELAQVQELLTSYYQKREKLEEENQTLKKQRQDLHAEMTKDQGSLMDLASLISDLERKLALSKLEFEQVALNQQEAQARLAALEDKRNSLSKEKSDKESSLALLEENLVQNNQKLNRLEAELLAFSDDPDQMIELLRERFVALLQEEADVSNQLTRIENELENSRQLSQKQADQLEKLKEQLATAKEKASQQKADLETAKEQVQKLLADYQAIAKEQEEQKSSYQAQQSQLFDRLDNLKNKQARAQSLENILRNHSNFYAGVKSVLQEKARLGGIIGAVSEHLTFDVHYQTALEIALGASSQHIIVEDENAATKAIDFLKRTRAGRATFLPLTTIKARTISSQNQDAIATSPGFLGMADELVSFDKRLEAIFKNLLATTAIFDSVEHVRAAARQVRYQVRMVTLDGTELRTGGSYAGGANRQNNSIFIKPELEQLQKEIAEEEASLRSEEASLKTLQDQMARLTERLEVIKSQGEQARIQEQGLYLAYQQTSQQVKELETLWKLQEEELDRLTEGDWQADKEKCQARLATIASDKQNLEAEIEEIKSNKNAIQERYQNLQEEVAQARLLKTELQGQKRYEVADIERLGKELSNLDLEQEEIQRLLQEKVDNLEKVDTELLSQQAEEAKNQKTNLQQGLIRKQFELDDIEGQLDDIASHLDQARQQNEEWIRKQTRAEAKKEKVSERLRHLQSQLTDQYQISYTEALEKSHELENLNLAEEEVKDLEKAIRSLGPVNLDAIDQYDEVHNRLDFLNSQRDDILSAKNLLLETITEMNDEVKERFKSTFEAIRESFKVTFKQMFGGGQADLILTEGDLLTAGVEISVQPPGKKIQSLNLMSGGEKALSALALLFSIIRVKTIPFVILDEVEAALDEANVKRFGDYLNRFDKDSQFIVVTHRKGTMAAADSIYGVTMQESGVSKIVSVKLKDLEETVD